The genomic region TTAGAGCAgcgacagggaacctgtggccttccaggtgttgtccGCTTACCACTCTCTTGACCAATGTCCATGCAGTCTGGTAATGATGAGAGTtagagtacaacaacatctggaaaggcacaggttccccatttcctGCTTCAGAGAGAAGATCTGTTAGGAAGTTGCCTAATTGGTTTCAACCTGACTATTTTCTCTTAACTTGGATGCAACAGAGCTGCTTAACAGATGCCTAAAGCCATGCTACTGACAAACATGAATTATTTATCCTAACGTTGCTTTTGAAATAACTAAAACATATCACTTAGAATTtgaactgctttaaaaataaccaACTTAAGAGTTCATAGGAAGCACTGTTAATAGTAGGTAAGCCCTTTATTTAACATGCTCCTATTTCTTAATATAATTAGAAAGAGGGTAATTTCTGCAGTGGTATACTAATAGTAAAATTCTCTTTCTGGACAAATTATCCTGGCATTGACATTCCTGCCAATGTATACTCTGATGTTACTCTAtatgctttcttttcttccctgACTGTATAGACTTGTATgttggctttttatttttgtaaacagctttcaataaaactttcagctgaagaaatgtgtatatatttcttaaataagtttctagtttttttttatattaatgGCTTCTCAGAAAGATATAAGCACTGACCAAGTACTAACATTTGCCTaacattgaaaaagaaaaatagaatgaCAAGTCTTTAAGCGAGAATCAGTTGGGTGATAGCATACTTCACAATGGACCCATTGAAATATGTGGACTTAAGTTAGTAATGCTTGTTGATTTTGGTGGGTATTACTTGGTTTGATGGAACTTACCATGTTTAGCCTAGAtgtgaaaagttttttttgttcTGCAAATGTAGACATGCAAATGAATCCCTGGTCTGTTAGTGTTTGATAACATGCATGTATGGGGATCTTACTGGAAGCTCACACTTTTCTCTCTTATTTCAGATTGGAAGATGAATAATCTTTCGTTTAGTGAACTGTGCTGCCTATTCTGTTGTCCACCATGTCCAGGAAAGATCGCTTCCAAACTGGCATTTTTGCCCCCAGATCCTACATACACACTGATGTGTGATGAAAGTGGGAGTCGCTGGACTCTACACCTTTCTGAACGAGCAGACTGGCAATATTCCTCTAGAGAGAAAGATGCCATTGAATGTTTTATGACTAGAACCAGCAAAGGTAACAGGATTGCCTGCATGTTTGTGCGTTGTTCCCCTAATGCCAAGTATACTTTGCTCTTCTCGCACGGGAATGCTGTTGACCTGGGCCAAATGAGCAGCTTCTACATAGGACTTGGTTCACGGATTAACTGCAACATATTTTCATATGATTACTCTGGATATGGAGCAAGTTCTGGAAAACCAACCGAGAAGAATTTATATGCTGACATCGATGCTGCTTGGGTAGCTCTTAGAACAAGGTAAATAGAAATGCattatttgtatgtgtgtatgcatatgtatTTATGTTTAATTTGAATAAAGGTTTCCATTTAATCAGGTGAGCTTTGTACATCAGTAGTCTGTCCCATATTTTGCCCTTTCACCTATCAGGAAGAGAGAGAATAGTGCTAATTCATTaaatagcaaataaaaataacagtTTATATTGGCAGAGCCCATAGCAAACGGATTAGTTATTTAGTAATTTTACATCACGAAGGAGAGCCAAGTGAGAGTCTTCTTGCTCAAATTCTTACTGCTGATTCATCTGTtgagaaaatatatatttctgataTGAAACTGAACCATTTCAGTCCAGTGGAGATTGAGTGTTTGAACATTTCCTTATGTAGATATGTAGAGTCTGCACATTAAGAACTGGAATTCTAGCCAGCCTTCTTTCTGGCTTGCATACCTATAGCCATTCATTTGTGATTTCCGACACTGGGGGATCTTTTCTAAACAAATGGCTCTGAATTCTTAAAAGGCAACTTTGCAGTCCAGCTGGCTTTAAGCAAGTCTTGCAAATCTTAGGTTTCCTGTTAACCGCCATCTTTCCATTCACTTATGTTTACATAATCTGTGTATACATTCAGACACAAGCACACCTACTAATTTTCTGATAAATTCCAATTTATCTCCTCCCCGCTTTTTTCTTGTAATTGTGGCTGTCGCTCCTCACTCTTCAAGGATGGAAGAGACAGTTGTTTCTCCATGATGTTTTCGACCCAAAGAGCACTCTGCAGCTTTGTGTACAGCCTCTCTGACCATTAAGGgttaagctgtgtgtgtgtcacatgttcCAGCCTGGAAACAGCACTGTAGTGCTAATTGCTATTTGAGAGACAAAATAGAGTTTGTGGAGACTAGAATACAGTACGTTATTTACCTTGGACCAATCGCTATTAGCCCTAGTAAGTAGTGAATTGCTTCTTCAACTATCACTGCAAGAAACAGGCATCATTTGAGAAAACCTGAAACTCAAATCTCTCAAATGTCTACTTAAGTTATATATTGTTTAAAAGTTGAACAACTAAGGGTGCTTTTTGATCAAATAGTTAAGATTTCTTTAATATGAGGAGGCTATTGTTTGTCCTTCATTTAAAGGAAATATACATTTAGACTGGTTGATATTTCTGAGGCATTGTGCAGAGATTAACTACTTTCTGCATTCATTATCTGCAGGTGAATTTTTAAGACCTTTCTACTGCCAGGTATTTATCCTCT from Lacerta agilis isolate rLacAgi1 chromosome 11, rLacAgi1.pri, whole genome shotgun sequence harbors:
- the ABHD17B gene encoding alpha/beta hydrolase domain-containing protein 17B; the encoded protein is MNNLSFSELCCLFCCPPCPGKIASKLAFLPPDPTYTLMCDESGSRWTLHLSERADWQYSSREKDAIECFMTRTSKGNRIACMFVRCSPNAKYTLLFSHGNAVDLGQMSSFYIGLGSRINCNIFSYDYSGYGASSGKPTEKNLYADIDAAWVALRTRYGIRPENVIIYGQSIGTVPSVDLAARYESAAVILHSPLTSGMRVAFPDTKKTYCFDAFPNIDKISKITSPVLIIHGTEDEVIDFSHGLALFERCQRPVEPLWVEGAGHNDVELYGQYLERLKQFVSQELVNL